Part of the Microbacterium immunditiarum genome is shown below.
ACATCCCGACCGCGAAGAGCGTCCCGTGGGCGCGCGCGGTCGCCGGGGACGGCGGCTTCAAGCCGCGCGCGGAGCTCGACGCGATCTACCGGGAAGAGGCGGGCCTGTCCGAGGGCGACCCGATCATCGCGTACTGCCGCATCGGCGAGCGGTCGAGTCACACCTGGTTCGTCCTCAAGCACCTCCTGGGGTTCCAGGACGTCCGCAACTACGACGGCTCGTGGACCGAGTGGGGCTCTGCCGTACGCGTGCCCATCGTCACCGGCGACGCCCCCGGCGAGGTGCCCGGCCGCTCCTGAGCGGGCCGGGCAGCGCACCACCGTGGGATGATTGAGCGGATGACCGAGACCACGCTGCCCGCGAGCCTCGCCGAGATCCGCGACGAGTTCCTCGAGCTGCCCGAACCCGAACGACTCCAGCTGCTGCTCGAGTACTCGAACGAGCTCCCGGCGGTGCCCGCGCGATACGAGGGCCATCAGGAGCTGTTCGAGCAGGTGCTCGAGTGCCAGTCGCCCGTGTTCATCGCGATCGAGGTCGACGACGACGACCGCGTGGCGATGTTCGCGACCGCCCCGCCGGAGGCTCCGACGACGCGCGGCTTCGCGAGCATCCTCGCGCAGGGGCTCTCTGGTCTCACGGTCGCCGAGGCGCTCGCGGTGCCCGACGACTTCCCCGACTCGATCGGCCTGCGTCGCGCGGTCTCGCCGCTGCGCCTCTCCGGCATGACGGGCATGCTCGCCCGGGCGAAGCGGCAGATCCGGGCCAAGCGCCACACTGCCTGATGCTCGTCACGGAGGTCGTCCCTCACACTCTGGAGACGACGGATGCCGCGACCGACGCCGGCCGCGAATGGCTCCGCACGCGCTACCGTCGCGACGAGCCCGCGTACGTGCGGCTCAACATGATCACGAGCCTCACGGGGGCCGCATCCGGCGCCGACGGCACGAGCGATACGCTCACGAGCCGCGTCGACCGCTCGGTGCTCGGGGCCATCCGCCGTGACGCCGACGTCGTGGTCGTCGGGGCGCAGAGCGTCCGCACCGAGGGATACGTCGTGCCCAAGACGGCGCACCTCGCCGTCGTCACCTCGTCAGGGCGACTCGACGGACACCGCCTCGAGCTCGATGCCGAGGCTGCGGCACGCGTGACGCTCGTCGTTCCCGAAGCGAGCGCCGACGCCATCGCCGAGCGGGCGGGCCTTCCCGGCGTGCGCGTGCTCACCGTCGCCGCGGACGAGCGCCTCGACGCGCGGGCGATCGTGGCCACTCTGGCGGCCGAAGGCCTGCCCCGCATCGTGTGCGAAGGCGGTCCGTCGCTCGCGGGGCAGTTCGCCGAGGCGGGCGTCATCGACGAGTACTGCGTCACGGTCGCGCCGACGATCGATCCCGCGGACGCGCCCTTTCTCCCTGTCCGGGCGCGCGTGGACGCACGCGTCGCGGGCATGCTCGTCGACGAGGCGGGCTTCAGCTATCTGCGCCTGCGCCCGCAGGGATGAGCCCCTGCCGGTCGAGCCAGTCGCGGATGCTCGCCGTCCAACGCTCCTGGTCGTAGTTCCACAGCTTCGTGTGGCGGGCGACCTCGAACACCTGCATCTCCACGAGGTCGGGGCGCGCGACGACGAGGTCGTGCGACGCGTCGGACGGGACGAAGCCGTCGTCGTCGCTGTGCAGGATGAGGATCGGATGCCGCAGCTCGTCGGCGCGGGCGACGACGTCGAGCTGCTCGAACGGGATGCGCCCGCCCGCGCGCGTGATCGTGGCCCCCCATTCGGAGCCGAGCGCGCCGAGGGCGAGGTCCTTCACGGCGGGCGGCAGCTTCATCAGCCGCGCCTGGTAGTCCAGGACGATGCGCCAGTCGATCACCGGCGACTCGAGCACGAGCCCGGCGATGACACTGCGGTGCGCGGAGCTGAGTGCGAGCTGAAGCGCGATGGCCCCGCCCATCGACCACCCCATGAGGATGATCCTGCGGGCGCCGCGGCGGCGCGCGAAGCCCACCGCCGCGTCGACATCGCGCCACTCCGTCGCCCCGAGCGCGTACGTGCCCGCGCGGCTGCGTGGCGCCTCGCCGTCGTTGCGGTACGACACCAGCAGGCTCGTGATGCCGAGGCCGTGGAACAGCGGCACGGCGCGGAGGCACTCGGCGCGCGTGGCTCCGCGGCCGTGCACGGCGATCACCCACACGTCGCCGTCGCCGGCCGGGAACAGCCACGCGGGGCACGGCCCGAGGGGCGAGCCGATCAGCTCGGACGAGAACGGCAGCTGCAGATCCTCGGGCCGGTCGAAGTACCAGCCGCTGAAGGCGGCGTCTCGCGATATGCGGGACTGCGGACCGACATGGGTGAGGAGCTTTCGCTTGACGCTCGCGGCGTCCTGCGCGAGCACCGACCCGAGCTTGAGGTAGTTCTCGGTGCCGCTTGTGAACAGACCGTAGCGGCCCGGGAGCACCGAGTCGTCGGTGCGCTCGAGCGTGATGGTCTGGGCGGCGGTGTCGAGGGCCAGGATGCGCGTGTCGGCGACGCGGTCAGCCGGGGTGACGACGCGGCGTGCGACGCGCGTCGAGAGCACCGCGAGCACGCCGAGGATGCCGGCGAGCGCTGCGCTCAGAACGGTGAGCGCCACCCTCACGCCGGCGACGAGTGCGGGAGAGGCGCCGCTGCGCGCGGCGCGCCTGGGGCCAGTCATCGAGCCATCACTCTAGTCTGTCCGCGTGGCCGAGCTTCGCCCTCCCGAATCCTCGTCGTTCGCGCACGCGGCCGCCGAGGTCCGGGCGACGAGATTCCGTGCCGACCTGGTCGTCCGCGAGATTCCCGCGCCCGCGGGGCTCGCGCCCGACGCCATCGCGCTGGCCGGCGATGTGCGGCCCGACGCCGACACCGGTGACTCGATCTACGGCACCGGCCGCTTCGTGCTCCTGCACGACCCCGGCGAGCCGCCGCCCTGGAACGGCCCGTGGCGCATCGTGTGCTTCGCCCAGGCTCCCCTCGAACCCGACATCGGAGCGGATCCGCTGCTGGCGGATGTAGCGTGGTCTTGGCTGGTCGACGCGCTCGACGCGCATCGCGCCGGTTACCACTCCGCGTCCGGCACGGCGACGAAGACGATCTCCAAGGGATTCGGCTCGCTGAGCGGCGAAGGCGACGGATCGCAGATAGAACTGCGAGCGTCGTGGTCGCCGACGGGGCCCCTGGCGCCCCACGTCGAGGCCTGGGCGGAGCTGGTGTGCATGCTCGCGGGCCTTCCGCCGGGCTCGGAGGGCATCGAGGTGATCGGGATACGAAGGACGACACGTGGGTGAATACGACGTGCTCGCGGATGCTGCGAGCCTGGTCGCCGCCGCGCGCGCACTCACCGCGGGCACGGGTCCCGTCGCCGTCGACGTCGAGCGCGCGTCCGGGTTCCGCTACTCCCAGCGCGCGTACCTCGTGCAGGTGTTCCGGCGCGGCGCGGGCGTCTACCTTTTCGACCCGCCCGAGATCGGCGACTTCGCCCCGCTTCAGGACGCGATCGGCGGCGCCGAGTGGGTCCTGCACGCCGCGAGCCAGGACCTCCCTTCGCTGCGCGAGCTCAGCCTCGAACCCGCGTCGATCTTCGACACCGAGCTCGCCGCGCGCCTTCTCGGCCGCGCCCGCGTAGGGTTGGGCGCCGTCGTCGAAGACACTCTCGGCATTTCCCTCGCGAAGGCTCACTCGGCCTCGGACTGGTCCGCCCGGCCCCTCCCGCAGTCATGGCTCGAGTACGCCGCGCTCGACGTCGAGCATCTCGTCGACGTCCGCGACGTGCTCGCGGCCGAGCTCGCCGAGCAGGGCAAGACACGGTTCGCCGAGGAGGAGTTCCGCGCCGTCCTCGACCGGGAGCCGAAACCTGCCCGCGAGGAGCCGTGGCGGCGCCTGAGCGGGCTGCACGCCGTTCGCGGTCGCAGGGCGCTCGCCGTCGCGCGATCCCTGTGGACGGCGCGCGAGGAGTTCGCGCAGGCTGAGGACGTCGCCCCTGGCCGGCTCGTGCCCGATCGGGCGCTCGTGGCCGCGGTCCTGGCCGACCCCCAGAGCAAGCAGGCGCTGGCGGCGCTGAAGGAGTTCACCGACCGGGCGAGCCGCACGCAGCTCGACCGCTGGTGGGCGGCGATCGAGCGCGGTCGCGCCGAGAAGGACCTTCCGCTCGAGCGCGGGGCGCGTGGCGACTCGCTCCCTCCCCCACGCGCGTGGCCCGATCGCAACCCCGAGGCAGACGCCCGGCTCAAGGCGGCGCGGCCCGCGGTCGAAGAGGTCGCGACCGCGCTCTCGATGCCCGTCGAGAACCTGCTCACGCCCGACCTCCTCCGCCGTGTGGCGTGGGCTCCGCCTGAACCTGTGACTGCGCAGACGATCTCCCGGGCGCTGGCTGAACTGGGCGCGAGGTCGTGGCAGATTGAACAGACGGCACACGTGATCGCCGACGCGTTTGTGGCTTCCGCGCAAACGGCGGCGAGCGGCGCGGATTCCGCTTCGTAGGTTGCCGCAACCGATTTCGTGATACCCAGTCTCACCATAGGCTGGACGCGATCCCAATACTTGGAGGCAGAGTGGCCGAGATCTCGGACGTCTTCTTCGTCGATGGAATGCGCACCCCGTTCGGACGCGCCGGCGAAAAGGGCATGTACTGGAACACACGAGCCGATGACCTCGCCGTGAAGGCGACGATCGGCCTCATGGAGCGCAACGGCGACGTGCCGAAGGATCGCATCGACGACGTCGCGATCGCGGCGACGTCGCAGACCGGCGACCAGGGGCTCACCCTCGGTCGCTCGGTGGCGATCCTCGCGGGGCTCCCGCAGACGGTCCCCGGCTTCGCGATCGACCGCATGTGCGCGGGCGCCATGACGAGCGTCACGACGATGGCGGCCTCGATCGGCGTCGGCATGTACGACCTCGCGCTCGCCGGCGGCGTCGAGCACATGGGGCACCACCCGATCGGCTCGAACGCCGACCCGAACCCGCGGTTCGTGGCCGAGCGCATGGTCGACCCGGGTGCGCTCAACATGGGCGTGACCGCGGAGCGCATCTTCGACCGCTTCCCCCACCTGACGAAGGAGCGCTCCGACCGCTTCGGCATGCTGAGCCAGCACAAGGCGCAGGCCGCTTACGACGCGGGCAAGATCCAGCCCGACCTCGTCCCCGTCGCGATCAAGGACGCCGACGGCGCGTGGGGCCTCGCGACCGAGGATGAGGGCCGCCGCCCCAGCACCACCATGGATGACCTCGCGGGCCTGAAGACGCCGTTCCGCCCGCACGGGCGCGTCACGGCCGGGACGTCCTCGCCGCTCACCGACGGCGCGACGATGTCGCTGCTCGCGGGCGGCGACGCCGTGAAGGAGTTCGACCTGCAGCCCAAGATGAAGCTCGTCTCGTTCGCGTTCGCCGGCGTGCAGCCGGAGATCATGGGCATCGGCCCCATCCCCTCGACCGAGAAGGCGCTCAAGAAGGCCGGCCTCACGATCGACGACATCGGCCTGTTCGAGCTCAACGAGGCGTTCGCGATCCAGGTCATCTCGCTGCTCGACCACTTCGGCATCGCCGACGACGACCCGCGTGTCAACCAGTGGGGCGGCGCGATCGCCGTCGGCCACCCGCTCGCGGCATCCGGTGTTCGCCTCATGATCCAGCTCGCGGCACAGTTCGCCGAGCGTCCCGACGTCCGCTACGGACTCACCGCGATGTGCGTCGGCCTCGGGCAGGGCGGGTCCGTGATCTGGGAGAACCCGCACTACGACGGCAAGAAGAAGAAGCACTGAGGACCGGGAGCACGATCGATGACTGACTACGAAAAGGTCGACTTCTCTCCGCTGGAGGCCCTCGCTGAGGGCGAGGTCGTCACGCATTCGCGCGTGCGCGACATCCGTCTCCCGTCCGGCAAGGTGCTCGCGCTCATCACGCTCGACAACGGCCGCGACCACACGCGCCCCAACACCCTCGGGCCGACCACGCTCAAGGAGTTCGGCGCGGAGCTCGACGCGCTCAAGGCGCGCGCGGCGGCCGGCGAGATCCAGGCGGTCGGGGTGACCGGCAAGCAGTACATCCTCGCCGCCGGCGCCGACCTGTCCGACATCTCGCGCCTGGGCTCGAAGGACAACGCACGCCTCATCGCGCAGCTCGGCCACCACGTGTTCGGCAAGCTCGACGAGCTCGGCGTGCCGTCGTTCGCGTTCGTGAACGGCCTCGCGCTCGGAGGCGGTCTCGAGATCGCCCTCAACTCGACGTACCGCACCGTCGACGCGTCGGCCGCGGCGATCGCGCTTCCCGAGGTGTTCCTCGGCCTCATCCCCGGATGGGGCGGGGCGTACCTGCTGCCGAACCTCATCGGCATCGAGAACGCGCTCGAGGTCGTCATCTCGAACCCGCTCAAGCAGAACCGCACACTCAAGCCGCAGCAGGCGTTCGAGCTCGGGATCGTCGACGCGATCTTCCCCGCGGCGAACTACCTCGAGGACTCGCTGCGCTGGGCCGACGGCGTGCTGTCGGGCGCGATCAAGGTCGAGCGCAAGAACAAGCCGGGCAAGCTCGAGCGCACCATGAAGTGGCCGGTCGCGATCAAGGTCGCCCGCGGCATGCTCGAGTCGAGGATCGGCACCGTGCCGCGCTCGCCGTACGTCGCGCTCGAGCTCCTCGAGAAGGCCAAGGGCGGCACGAAGGCCGAAGGCTTCGAGCGCGAGGACGAGGCGCTCGCAGACCTCGTCGCGCGCGACCAGTTCGCCGCGTCGATGTACGCGTTCGACCTGGTGCAGAAGCGCGCGAAGCGTCCGGTCGGCGCCCCCGACAAGGACCTCGCGAAGAAGGTCACGAAGGTCGGCATCATCGGCGCGGGCCTCATGGCGAGCCAGTTCGCCCTGCTCTTCGTGCGCAAGCTCCAGGTTCCGGTGCTCATCACCGACCTCGACCAGGAGCGAGTCGACAAGGGCATCGCGTACATCCACGACGAGATCGGCAAGCTCGAGGCGAAGGGCCGCCTCGACGGCGACACCGCCAACAAGCTGCGCGCGCTCGTGACGGGCACGACCGACAAGAGCCTCTACGCCGACTGCGACTTCGTCATCGAGGCGGTCTTCGAAGAGGTCGGCGTCAAGCAGCAGGTGTTCGGCGAGATCGAGCAGATCGTCGCGGAGGACACGATCCTCGCGACCAACACGTCGTCGCTCTCGGTCGAGGAGATCGGCGCGAAGCTCGCTCACCCCGAGCGCCTGGTCGGGTTCCACTTCTTCAACCCCGTCGCGGTCATGCCGCTCATCGAGATCGTGAAGACGCCCCAGACAGCGGATGCCGCGCTCTCGACCGCGTTCGTCGTCGCGAAGAACCTCGGCAAGAACGCGGTCCTCACCGCCGACGCGCCCGGCTTCGTCGTCAACCGCCTGCTCGCGAAGGTCATGGGCGAGGCCGCCCGCGCCGTCTACCAGGGCACATCCCTGCTGACGGTCGAGAAGGCCTTCGGCCCCCTTGGCCTCCCGATGACCCCGTTCCAGCTCATCGACCTCGTCGGCTGGAAGGTCGCCGCACACGTGCAGGACACCATGGT
Proteins encoded:
- a CDS encoding SufE family protein, yielding MTETTLPASLAEIRDEFLELPEPERLQLLLEYSNELPAVPARYEGHQELFEQVLECQSPVFIAIEVDDDDRVAMFATAPPEAPTTRGFASILAQGLSGLTVAEALAVPDDFPDSIGLRRAVSPLRLSGMTGMLARAKRQIRAKRHTA
- a CDS encoding dihydrofolate reductase family protein; translated protein: MLVTEVVPHTLETTDAATDAGREWLRTRYRRDEPAYVRLNMITSLTGAASGADGTSDTLTSRVDRSVLGAIRRDADVVVVGAQSVRTEGYVVPKTAHLAVVTSSGRLDGHRLELDAEAAARVTLVVPEASADAIAERAGLPGVRVLTVAADERLDARAIVATLAAEGLPRIVCEGGPSLAGQFAEAGVIDEYCVTVAPTIDPADAPFLPVRARVDARVAGMLVDEAGFSYLRLRPQG
- a CDS encoding alpha/beta hydrolase family protein, whose protein sequence is MTGPRRAARSGASPALVAGVRVALTVLSAALAGILGVLAVLSTRVARRVVTPADRVADTRILALDTAAQTITLERTDDSVLPGRYGLFTSGTENYLKLGSVLAQDAASVKRKLLTHVGPQSRISRDAAFSGWYFDRPEDLQLPFSSELIGSPLGPCPAWLFPAGDGDVWVIAVHGRGATRAECLRAVPLFHGLGITSLLVSYRNDGEAPRSRAGTYALGATEWRDVDAAVGFARRRGARRIILMGWSMGGAIALQLALSSAHRSVIAGLVLESPVIDWRIVLDYQARLMKLPPAVKDLALGALGSEWGATITRAGGRIPFEQLDVVARADELRHPILILHSDDDGFVPSDASHDLVVARPDLVEMQVFEVARHTKLWNYDQERWTASIRDWLDRQGLIPAGAGADS
- a CDS encoding DUF3000 family protein; protein product: MAELRPPESSSFAHAAAEVRATRFRADLVVREIPAPAGLAPDAIALAGDVRPDADTGDSIYGTGRFVLLHDPGEPPPWNGPWRIVCFAQAPLEPDIGADPLLADVAWSWLVDALDAHRAGYHSASGTATKTISKGFGSLSGEGDGSQIELRASWSPTGPLAPHVEAWAELVCMLAGLPPGSEGIEVIGIRRTTRG
- a CDS encoding HRDC domain-containing protein, giving the protein MGEYDVLADAASLVAAARALTAGTGPVAVDVERASGFRYSQRAYLVQVFRRGAGVYLFDPPEIGDFAPLQDAIGGAEWVLHAASQDLPSLRELSLEPASIFDTELAARLLGRARVGLGAVVEDTLGISLAKAHSASDWSARPLPQSWLEYAALDVEHLVDVRDVLAAELAEQGKTRFAEEEFRAVLDREPKPAREEPWRRLSGLHAVRGRRALAVARSLWTAREEFAQAEDVAPGRLVPDRALVAAVLADPQSKQALAALKEFTDRASRTQLDRWWAAIERGRAEKDLPLERGARGDSLPPPRAWPDRNPEADARLKAARPAVEEVATALSMPVENLLTPDLLRRVAWAPPEPVTAQTISRALAELGARSWQIEQTAHVIADAFVASAQTAASGADSAS
- a CDS encoding acetyl-CoA C-acyltransferase, giving the protein MAEISDVFFVDGMRTPFGRAGEKGMYWNTRADDLAVKATIGLMERNGDVPKDRIDDVAIAATSQTGDQGLTLGRSVAILAGLPQTVPGFAIDRMCAGAMTSVTTMAASIGVGMYDLALAGGVEHMGHHPIGSNADPNPRFVAERMVDPGALNMGVTAERIFDRFPHLTKERSDRFGMLSQHKAQAAYDAGKIQPDLVPVAIKDADGAWGLATEDEGRRPSTTMDDLAGLKTPFRPHGRVTAGTSSPLTDGATMSLLAGGDAVKEFDLQPKMKLVSFAFAGVQPEIMGIGPIPSTEKALKKAGLTIDDIGLFELNEAFAIQVISLLDHFGIADDDPRVNQWGGAIAVGHPLAASGVRLMIQLAAQFAERPDVRYGLTAMCVGLGQGGSVIWENPHYDGKKKKH
- a CDS encoding 3-hydroxyacyl-CoA dehydrogenase NAD-binding domain-containing protein; its protein translation is MTDYEKVDFSPLEALAEGEVVTHSRVRDIRLPSGKVLALITLDNGRDHTRPNTLGPTTLKEFGAELDALKARAAAGEIQAVGVTGKQYILAAGADLSDISRLGSKDNARLIAQLGHHVFGKLDELGVPSFAFVNGLALGGGLEIALNSTYRTVDASAAAIALPEVFLGLIPGWGGAYLLPNLIGIENALEVVISNPLKQNRTLKPQQAFELGIVDAIFPAANYLEDSLRWADGVLSGAIKVERKNKPGKLERTMKWPVAIKVARGMLESRIGTVPRSPYVALELLEKAKGGTKAEGFEREDEALADLVARDQFAASMYAFDLVQKRAKRPVGAPDKDLAKKVTKVGIIGAGLMASQFALLFVRKLQVPVLITDLDQERVDKGIAYIHDEIGKLEAKGRLDGDTANKLRALVTGTTDKSLYADCDFVIEAVFEEVGVKQQVFGEIEQIVAEDTILATNTSSLSVEEIGAKLAHPERLVGFHFFNPVAVMPLIEIVKTPQTADAALSTAFVVAKNLGKNAVLTADAPGFVVNRLLAKVMGEAARAVYQGTSLLTVEKAFGPLGLPMTPFQLIDLVGWKVAAHVQDTMVRAFPDRFYANENFHALAELPEVVEKDKNGRVTGWTKAAEKTLKGAVGSTPATEDEILRRVQDGLAQEIRIMLDEGVVPEVEDIDLCLILGAGWPFIDGGASPYLDREGASERVFGDTFHHPPIKGVGA